A single region of the Leptospiraceae bacterium genome encodes:
- a CDS encoding Uma2 family endonuclease, with protein sequence MSFAIQERQAFFEKAVPISVEAYHFLYKQGLISEKTELLEGVVIEKRHKDPIHANLVTLLASFLYEAIKNEYQLRQENPINTGFSEPEPDIAIVPKGDYSNAHPTEALLVIEVANSSIALDRAKASIYAKANIPEYIIANLQNKILEVYSNPVDGKYSFTKILQTDERFISTNVSNISFSLNDFLSSNS encoded by the coding sequence ATGAGTTTCGCAATACAAGAACGTCAGGCATTCTTCGAGAAAGCAGTCCCTATTAGTGTTGAGGCTTATCATTTTTTGTATAAGCAGGGTCTTATTTCGGAAAAGACAGAACTCTTAGAAGGAGTAGTGATAGAAAAAAGACATAAGGATCCGATTCATGCAAATCTTGTGACTCTACTGGCTTCGTTTCTTTATGAAGCAATTAAGAATGAATACCAACTCAGACAAGAGAATCCTATCAATACAGGCTTCTCAGAGCCAGAGCCTGATATCGCAATTGTTCCGAAAGGAGATTACTCCAACGCTCATCCAACAGAAGCCTTGCTTGTAATTGAAGTGGCTAATTCCTCTATTGCGCTTGATAGAGCCAAAGCATCCATTTACGCAAAAGCGAATATTCCCGAATACATCATCGCTAATTTACAAAATAAAATTCTGGAAGTTTACTCAAATCCTGTAGATGGAAAGTATTCTTTTACTAAAATTTTACAGACGGACGAAAGATTTATTTCGACTAACGTTTCGAATATTTCTTTTTCTTTAAATGATTTTCTTTCTTCAAATTCATGA
- a CDS encoding SDR family oxidoreductase, with product MTAKKVLVVGAGSGIGEALFATLNKNSEQDVFGISRRGISTWAKIKSGFNYKCDVTNETEIISFAEFYKNSFDAIDAIYLCQGDGLFGELSSLTKDKIESHFSLNITSSFLILQNFFSLLKRSDKNPFVCFLSSTAGKIGFPESTAYCASKHAVAGLAKSLREEWKKDQIRVFTVYPGAISTPIWDGRDGFDTKDMISPKDFAEYLKSFLSIPASINVEESYILPMKGIL from the coding sequence ATGACCGCAAAAAAAGTATTGGTCGTTGGAGCAGGCTCTGGAATTGGAGAAGCGTTATTCGCCACATTAAATAAAAATTCAGAGCAAGATGTGTTTGGAATTTCTAGAAGAGGAATATCTACCTGGGCGAAAATAAAATCTGGTTTCAATTATAAATGTGATGTTACGAATGAGACTGAAATTATTTCTTTTGCTGAGTTTTATAAGAATTCTTTTGATGCGATAGACGCCATCTACCTTTGTCAGGGGGATGGTTTATTCGGAGAGCTTTCTTCTTTAACAAAAGACAAAATTGAATCACATTTTTCCTTGAATATAACTTCTTCTTTTCTGATTTTACAAAACTTTTTCTCTCTATTAAAACGTTCCGATAAGAATCCATTTGTCTGTTTTCTATCTTCCACAGCGGGTAAGATTGGTTTTCCTGAATCGACAGCTTACTGTGCATCTAAACATGCTGTAGCCGGACTTGCAAAATCACTTCGAGAAGAATGGAAAAAAGACCAAATACGGGTATTCACTGTTTACCCCGGGGCAATTAGCACTCCGATTTGGGATGGTCGAGACGGATTTGATACAAAGGATATGATTTCTCCGAAAGACTTTGCTGAGTATTTGAAATCTTTTTTATCTATACCTGCATCTATCAACGTGGAAGAATCTTATATTCTACCAATGAAGGGAATCTTATAA
- a CDS encoding SOS response-associated peptidase encodes MCSRFSLKSKMQELQEQFQTHNIIEDMDFKDEFLPTDRILVIWRNTEIDQNEMKLMRWGLIPNFVKDFEQIKKYSLFNARSETLEEKPAFRTLLDSNRCLIPVDIFYEFKAEGKVKDKYAFTLHPESTFAMAGLWDKWKNPKTKEEIFSCTIITTVANEVVRPIHENNRMPVVLERDSYMDWLDPQIKFSNWRDLMNPFDSNKMKSEKVARADKQSLSQVDKIKISNESKFEDNQPSLFGSK; translated from the coding sequence ATGTGTAGTCGATTTAGTCTAAAATCTAAAATGCAAGAATTACAAGAACAGTTCCAAACTCATAATATAATTGAAGACATGGACTTTAAAGATGAATTTCTCCCAACTGACCGGATACTTGTGATTTGGCGGAATACTGAGATTGATCAGAATGAAATGAAGCTTATGCGATGGGGATTGATTCCAAATTTTGTAAAAGATTTTGAACAGATTAAAAAGTATTCTCTCTTTAATGCGCGCTCGGAAACTCTTGAAGAGAAGCCAGCGTTTAGAACTTTACTTGATTCAAACCGATGTCTTATTCCTGTTGATATTTTCTATGAATTTAAGGCAGAAGGAAAAGTTAAAGACAAATACGCATTTACCCTACACCCCGAGTCCACATTTGCCATGGCAGGATTATGGGATAAATGGAAAAATCCAAAAACAAAAGAAGAAATTTTCTCTTGCACAATCATTACCACAGTTGCAAATGAAGTCGTTCGACCAATTCACGAAAACAATCGAATGCCGGTTGTGCTAGAGAGAGATTCTTATATGGATTGGTTAGACCCTCAAATTAAATTTTCAAACTGGAGAGATCTAATGAATCCATTTGATTCGAATAAGATGAAATCAGAAAAAGTCGCAAGAGCGGATAAGCAAAGTTTATCGCAAGTAGATAAAATCAAAATTTCTAATGAATCCAAGTTTGAAGATAACCAACCTTCTCTCTTTGGTTCTAAATGA
- a CDS encoding peptidase M30: MNSVSRYSRFFTLPLLFLSLISCYQSNGQSKSQKNALSLMSLKYVLDSQNSGCTANNGGFWVRNLLVKSQTTYCIYSRLVASSANMDLYVENSLATNLNYASVVSAFETNILPIEKDAYGVSSDVNGDKKVTVLILDIKEGATTTSGFIAGYVDPINFYADDPSSLIRSNQREILFMDGVELLRLRDKDLASGKPDTFLSTLAHEFQHLIRFQYTQAGTDDTWIDEGTSEVTSDLTGYGPQTARLSCFKGDAASSSSCSGGIGSTSYGTPSLFNWTSSLKNYAFAYSFMKYVYESSGKTTATRNQFFQQTMQGINGTRANNAYNLMTIFMSSSNYDSSILTSDNKTAFKRLFASFLGQSVGYNLQNVYFGNTSAVNINSVLTTYEFSSTLKALATSPFTGINTTSFNLMPSQVTRVTKSTTGLTSAANDFVIVSNGASGANTEFVIFNGDNIGSKSNVSSGTASVQDLLEYPELELNTGANIICPNAHLNQVHQIEKSKMNLKLYNYKDNN, encoded by the coding sequence ATGAACTCAGTAAGCCGTTACTCTAGATTCTTTACCCTACCCCTACTTTTTTTAAGTTTAATTTCTTGTTATCAATCAAACGGACAATCAAAGTCCCAGAAGAATGCATTGAGTTTGATGTCACTGAAATATGTTCTAGATTCACAGAACTCTGGATGCACCGCAAACAATGGAGGTTTTTGGGTTCGCAACCTGCTTGTCAAATCCCAAACAACATATTGTATTTATTCTAGACTAGTTGCATCGTCGGCTAATATGGATTTATATGTTGAAAATTCTTTAGCGACTAATCTAAATTATGCGAGTGTAGTGTCGGCGTTCGAGACAAATATTTTACCAATAGAAAAGGATGCCTATGGAGTCTCCTCTGATGTAAACGGAGACAAAAAAGTCACTGTCCTTATTTTAGATATTAAAGAAGGGGCAACGACTACTTCAGGATTCATTGCAGGTTATGTAGATCCAATTAATTTTTATGCGGATGACCCTTCTAGTCTAATTCGGTCAAACCAAAGAGAAATTCTTTTTATGGATGGAGTGGAGCTTTTGCGTTTGCGTGATAAGGATTTGGCTAGCGGCAAACCCGATACATTTCTCTCCACTCTCGCACATGAATTTCAACATTTAATTCGATTTCAATATACACAAGCCGGGACAGACGATACTTGGATTGATGAAGGGACAAGTGAGGTTACTAGTGATTTGACTGGATATGGTCCTCAAACAGCAAGGCTCAGTTGTTTCAAGGGTGACGCTGCTAGTTCTAGTTCTTGTAGTGGTGGCATAGGTAGCACAAGCTATGGAACTCCATCTTTATTTAATTGGACGAGTAGCCTAAAAAATTATGCATTTGCTTATAGCTTTATGAAATATGTTTATGAAAGTTCGGGGAAAACAACGGCTACCCGCAATCAATTCTTTCAGCAGACAATGCAGGGGATAAATGGAACTAGAGCGAATAATGCGTATAATCTCATGACAATTTTTATGAGTTCGAGTAATTATGACTCTAGCATTCTAACTTCAGATAATAAAACTGCATTTAAACGATTGTTTGCATCTTTTTTAGGACAATCAGTCGGTTATAATCTGCAAAATGTATACTTTGGAAATACGAGTGCTGTTAATATTAATTCTGTGCTAACTACATATGAGTTTTCTTCTACTCTAAAAGCACTGGCGACTTCTCCTTTTACGGGGATTAATACTACTTCATTCAATCTAATGCCTTCTCAGGTTACTCGTGTTACTAAGTCTACTACCGGTTTAACTTCTGCGGCAAATGATTTTGTAATTGTTAGCAATGGAGCAAGTGGGGCTAATACGGAATTTGTGATATTTAATGGTGACAATATAGGCTCTAAGTCAAACGTTTCTTCCGGCACAGCCTCCGTGCAAGACTTATTAGAATATCCCGAGCTCGAATTGAATACAGGGGCAAATATCATTTGTCCGAATGCTCACTTAAATCAAGTTCACCAAATAGAAAAATCTAAAATGAATTTAAAGCTTTATAACTATAAGGATAACAATTAA